In the Nitrospirales bacterium LBB_01 genome, one interval contains:
- a CDS encoding RnfABCDGE type electron transport complex subunit B: MIDTLTYMTGLISDMIQIISSLSIGNFINHLPIPTVGVGGGVEAKESVDVIATIKFTVIFAAGIGAIFGLGLAFAAKKFSVKMDPKVEQVRDVLAGAQCGGCGFAGCQQYAEAVVERPEVSPSLCTPGGAHVAELVSMITGKKAEMSEPKYSTIMCQGGLSKAVKKFKYEGVKDCRAAVLAGGGDKSCAYGCLGYGTCTTVCPFDAIHMGGDALPVVDRAKCTGCGKCALVCPKNVIAILPGSKAVQTACHSKERGTDTRKSCQIGCIACGMCEKVCPFNAAEVKDNLSRINIDKCKVCGLCVRKCPTKAIVDLLPSRPKAFIVESKCIGCNMCMKVCPVNAAHGVLKQKHSIDAAKCIGCGICTAKCPVQAINGTFNFKEVYEKAQQKKHKVSAEVNST; encoded by the coding sequence ATGATAGATACGCTGACATATATGACGGGATTAATATCTGATATGATTCAGATTATTAGTAGTTTAAGTATAGGGAATTTTATAAATCACCTCCCTATACCAACAGTAGGAGTGGGCGGCGGTGTTGAGGCAAAAGAGAGCGTTGATGTTATTGCTACTATAAAGTTTACTGTTATATTTGCAGCCGGAATTGGAGCAATATTTGGGTTGGGGCTGGCGTTTGCCGCTAAGAAGTTTTCCGTAAAGATGGACCCAAAGGTTGAGCAGGTAAGAGATGTGTTAGCGGGGGCACAGTGTGGCGGCTGTGGGTTTGCGGGTTGTCAGCAGTATGCAGAGGCAGTTGTGGAGCGCCCAGAGGTTTCCCCGTCTCTATGTACGCCGGGTGGCGCTCATGTGGCAGAACTGGTTTCAATGATTACCGGTAAAAAAGCGGAAATGTCAGAGCCAAAGTATTCAACGATAATGTGTCAGGGCGGGCTTAGTAAAGCCGTAAAGAAGTTCAAGTATGAGGGAGTTAAGGACTGCCGTGCGGCTGTGCTTGCTGGAGGCGGCGATAAGTCGTGCGCTTACGGCTGTTTGGGTTACGGCACATGTACTACGGTCTGTCCGTTTGATGCTATACATATGGGAGGAGACGCTCTTCCTGTTGTTGACAGGGCAAAGTGTACGGGGTGTGGTAAGTGTGCGCTTGTGTGTCCTAAAAATGTGATAGCGATTCTGCCTGGGAGCAAGGCAGTACAAACAGCGTGTCACAGTAAAGAGCGCGGCACTGATACAAGGAAATCGTGTCAGATAGGTTGCATTGCCTGCGGAATGTGTGAAAAAGTGTGTCCATTTAATGCGGCAGAGGTTAAAGACAATCTTTCCCGCATTAATATAGATAAGTGTAAGGTGTGCGGCCTATGCGTAAGGAAATGTCCGACTAAGGCAATTGTTGATCTTTTGCCCTCAAGACCAAAGGCATTTATAGTGGAAAGCAAGTGCATAGGATGCAATATGTGTATGAAGGTGTGTCCGGTAAATGCGGCACACGGTGTATTAAAGCAAAAACACTCTATTGATGCGGCAAAGTGCATTGGCTGCGGCATATGTACAGCGAAATGTCCGGTTCAGGCTATAAATGGCACCTTTAACTTTAAAGAAGTCTATGAAAAAGCTCAACAGAAGAAGCATAAGGTAAGCGCAGAGGTAAACTCAACTTAG
- the rsxE gene encoding electron transport complex subunit RsxE, with protein sequence MEIQAQQKSTNYWSLVLIGLFKENAIFRLAISLCPAIAVTTGLKTGTLMGIAVVFVTVMVNVTISAIRAFISPRIRIPIFMLIISGWVTVADLLMAAFARDAYKQMGLYIQLIVAFASILTRAEVFASKSKVVPSFFDGIGSGAGFMFALICISFFRELIGKGSLWGFDIIHARPLLIMLLPAGGFITTGLLMGFFNWIDIRFYGGKGAGGAGGH encoded by the coding sequence ATGGAGATACAAGCCCAACAAAAGAGCACTAATTACTGGAGTCTGGTTTTAATTGGCCTTTTCAAAGAAAATGCCATATTCAGACTTGCAATAAGCTTGTGCCCTGCTATAGCTGTCACAACGGGGTTAAAGACCGGTACGCTTATGGGCATAGCGGTTGTGTTTGTTACCGTGATGGTTAATGTAACGATTTCGGCAATAAGAGCGTTTATTAGTCCCAGGATACGAATACCGATTTTCATGCTTATAATATCGGGTTGGGTCACGGTGGCAGACCTTTTGATGGCTGCCTTTGCGCGTGATGCTTACAAGCAGATGGGACTCTATATACAGCTAATAGTAGCGTTTGCATCTATTCTTACCAGAGCTGAGGTGTTTGCCAGCAAGAGTAAGGTTGTACCGTCATTTTTTGATGGTATAGGCTCTGGCGCCGGGTTTATGTTTGCCTTGATTTGCATAAGTTTCTTTAGAGAGCTTATTGGCAAAGGATCGCTCTGGGGATTTGATATAATCCATGCAAGGCCGCTTTTGATAATGCTGCTGCCTGCAGGAGGTTTTATAACAACCGGTCTTTTGATGGGATTTTTCAACTGGATAGACATCAGGTTTTATGGCGGAAAGGGAGCAGGGGGGGCTGGTGGTCATTAA
- a CDS encoding CHASE2 domain-containing protein translates to MSRLCKVFLSKVPGWATGVLMTIVFIALYLAGWGPLKSADFKLYNLSSALRPKKLNTPARVVIVGIDKESIEKLGHWPWPGTQIADAINKLNGYGVKVIGLNRIFSEADTNSGLAVIRKLIQKVEADPAAREDKKVMDILNSLLEAELSLDSDAALAKAITDAKNVVLPVMFSLNKAAAVQKGKIPLYLENNSLKAQFNESYRTAYDVTAPIEEFASRASAIGHLNHLTSIDGVVRKEPMLIYYKERLFPSLALQLALKYLGLDIKDAKIGKNLQIREIKIPIDAEVFISYSGKHKSFPYYSFSDLMTGNKLSAAQFKDKIVIIGTVATSINPPVLTPLNTKIPAVEVTANMVENILNNNYMVRPGWFKYPEILLIVLFGLFVSFVIPQMKIAMSSAITALALIATIGAGIFLLSHYGYWLKVSAPAALLVVGYAVMASKHFLLTKPVEDVQTEASVETNKMLGLSFHGQGQLDMAFEKLKDCPAADIAVKEQLYNIGLDFEKKRMFDKAVEVYEHILSAGAYRDLEERIKRLKAPNDTVILNKTRMDATVIMESADKKPTLGRYQLIRELGRGAMGVVYHGKDPVINREVAIKTLRYDEIDWDQIADVKERFLKEAEAAGKLSHPNIVKIYDVGDDNDESFMAMELLSGGDLTRYCQQSARLPFGEVLKIVTGVADALDYAHANGVVHRDIKPANIMLLHNKEIRVTDFGIARVMEKSKTLTGMIMGTPSYMSPEQIAGRKVDGRSDLFSLGVVFYELLSGDKPFKGDSIATLMYNITTSEPIPVNELDRRIPSCIAEIISKMLIKKTEGRYQTGKDFIEDLNQCKKIIIAKQRAKAAAQPPSA, encoded by the coding sequence ATGAGCAGGCTGTGCAAGGTGTTTCTGTCAAAAGTGCCGGGGTGGGCAACCGGTGTTTTGATGACAATTGTTTTTATTGCGTTGTATTTGGCTGGGTGGGGCCCTTTAAAATCAGCAGATTTCAAACTCTATAATCTTAGCAGTGCGCTAAGACCAAAGAAGTTAAACACACCTGCCAGGGTGGTAATTGTTGGCATTGATAAAGAGAGCATTGAAAAACTAGGGCATTGGCCGTGGCCTGGCACTCAAATTGCTGATGCCATAAACAAACTCAACGGCTACGGAGTGAAAGTAATCGGGCTTAATAGGATATTTTCCGAAGCTGACACAAACAGCGGCCTCGCTGTCATCAGGAAACTCATACAAAAAGTAGAGGCCGACCCCGCTGCCCGTGAGGATAAAAAGGTAATGGACATCCTCAATTCCCTTCTTGAGGCGGAACTGTCACTGGACAGCGATGCCGCTCTTGCTAAAGCCATAACGGATGCTAAAAATGTGGTTTTGCCGGTTATGTTTTCCCTCAATAAGGCTGCTGCCGTACAAAAAGGAAAAATTCCGCTCTATCTTGAAAACAACTCCTTAAAGGCACAATTTAATGAAAGTTATCGTACTGCCTATGATGTGACAGCGCCTATCGAGGAGTTCGCCTCCAGGGCATCCGCCATTGGACACCTTAACCATTTAACGTCAATCGACGGAGTTGTCAGAAAAGAACCCATGCTCATTTACTACAAAGAACGTCTGTTTCCATCCCTCGCTCTTCAGCTTGCGTTAAAATATCTTGGGCTTGATATAAAGGATGCAAAAATCGGCAAAAATCTGCAAATCAGGGAGATTAAGATTCCCATTGACGCCGAGGTATTCATCAGTTATAGCGGAAAACATAAGAGTTTTCCATATTACTCATTTAGCGATCTTATGACCGGCAATAAATTATCAGCGGCACAGTTTAAAGACAAAATCGTAATAATAGGCACTGTTGCCACCAGCATAAACCCGCCGGTTTTAACCCCTCTTAACACTAAAATTCCTGCCGTTGAAGTGACGGCAAATATGGTTGAAAACATTTTAAACAACAATTACATGGTAAGACCCGGATGGTTTAAATATCCTGAGATATTATTAATAGTGCTTTTTGGTCTTTTTGTCTCCTTTGTCATTCCTCAAATGAAAATCGCCATGAGCAGTGCAATAACGGCACTTGCACTTATAGCAACAATCGGAGCAGGCATATTTTTGTTGTCACACTATGGGTATTGGCTAAAGGTATCAGCTCCGGCAGCGCTGCTTGTCGTTGGGTATGCAGTTATGGCGTCAAAGCATTTTCTACTGACTAAACCCGTAGAGGACGTACAGACAGAGGCAAGTGTTGAAACCAACAAGATGCTTGGGCTTTCATTTCATGGTCAGGGGCAGTTGGATATGGCATTTGAGAAACTCAAAGACTGCCCTGCAGCGGATATTGCAGTAAAGGAACAGCTGTATAATATTGGACTTGATTTTGAGAAAAAACGTATGTTTGACAAAGCGGTAGAAGTGTATGAGCATATTTTAAGCGCCGGAGCATATAGGGATTTAGAGGAAAGAATAAAGCGGTTAAAGGCTCCTAATGATACGGTTATACTAAACAAAACACGTATGGATGCCACTGTGATAATGGAAAGTGCTGATAAAAAACCTACACTTGGGCGGTATCAACTGATAAGAGAGCTTGGCCGCGGAGCTATGGGTGTCGTCTATCACGGCAAAGACCCTGTGATTAACCGGGAGGTGGCAATAAAGACCCTCAGATACGACGAAATAGATTGGGATCAGATAGCGGATGTAAAAGAACGATTTTTAAAAGAAGCTGAGGCTGCCGGCAAACTGTCTCATCCCAATATTGTTAAAATCTACGATGTAGGAGATGACAACGATGAGTCGTTCATGGCGATGGAGCTTCTGTCAGGAGGCGACCTTACAAGGTATTGTCAGCAATCGGCAAGACTGCCCTTTGGTGAGGTATTAAAAATAGTGACGGGTGTTGCCGATGCCCTTGACTACGCACACGCTAACGGTGTAGTGCACAGGGATATAAAACCAGCCAACATAATGCTGCTTCATAATAAGGAGATTCGTGTAACTGATTTTGGGATAGCCCGTGTTATGGAAAAATCAAAGACCCTAACCGGTATGATTATGGGAACACCGAGTTATATGTCACCGGAGCAGATAGCCGGACGGAAAGTGGACGGTAGGTCTGACCTGTTTTCCCTTGGTGTTGTGTTTTATGAGCTTTTGTCCGGTGACAAACCATTTAAGGGCGATAGCATTGCCACTCTGATGTACAACATTACAACCTCTGAGCCTATTCCGGTTAATGAATTAGACCGAAGGATTCCCTCCTGTATTGCAGAGATAATAAGTAAGATGCTCATAAAGAAAACTGAGGGGCGCTATCAAACTGGTAAGGACTTTATTGAAGACCTCAATCAATGTAAGAAAATTATCATAGCAAAGCAGCGGGCAAAAGCTGCCGCTCAGCCACCATCCGCTTAG
- a CDS encoding FMN-binding protein, with protein sequence MNTKEIIKITINLLVIYIVGGVLLAGVYAWTSPLIFKANEKEKQEALQRMVPEADNITKVGDWHPHEKHAEYFVAKKDGKVLGYVVQAFGKGYSSYINILFSVGEDFVVKKMDILKQAETPGLGDEVDTKSFKGQFPGKKLDTLKVVKEETKEYVQAITGATISSRAVTEDGVKKGLEFLQGALKGDGGHGDTSPTKEH encoded by the coding sequence ATGAATACAAAAGAGATAATAAAAATAACGATTAATCTGCTGGTAATCTACATAGTGGGCGGCGTCCTGCTGGCAGGCGTGTATGCGTGGACGTCGCCTCTGATATTTAAGGCAAACGAGAAGGAAAAACAAGAAGCCCTTCAGCGGATGGTACCAGAGGCTGATAATATAACGAAAGTTGGCGATTGGCATCCGCACGAAAAACACGCTGAGTATTTCGTGGCTAAAAAAGATGGGAAAGTGCTTGGATATGTTGTTCAGGCATTTGGTAAGGGATACTCAAGCTACATAAATATTCTGTTTTCAGTCGGTGAGGATTTTGTCGTAAAGAAAATGGACATATTGAAACAGGCCGAAACGCCGGGACTTGGAGATGAGGTTGATACTAAGTCGTTTAAAGGGCAATTTCCCGGTAAAAAATTAGATACATTAAAGGTAGTTAAAGAGGAAACTAAAGAGTACGTACAGGCAATAACGGGAGCCACCATATCTTCACGGGCAGTAACAGAGGATGGCGTGAAAAAAGGTCTGGAATTTCTACAGGGAGCTCTCAAAGGAGACGGCGGTCATGGAGATACAAGCCCAACAAAAGAGCACTAA
- a CDS encoding peptidylprolyl isomerase gives MAQVKMGDKVRVHYKGYLSDGSVFDSSLEREPMEFTLGEGMLIAGFENGVLGMNEGDTKTVKIPPEDGYGPYREDMVLVVERSQVPPNINPYPGMVLQVRSNDGSSVNVTVAEIADTSVTLDGNHPLAGKELNFDITVVEVI, from the coding sequence ATGGCGCAAGTAAAAATGGGTGATAAGGTGCGTGTGCACTATAAAGGGTACTTAAGTGACGGCAGCGTGTTTGACAGCTCATTAGAGAGAGAACCCATGGAGTTTACATTGGGGGAGGGGATGCTTATAGCAGGCTTTGAAAACGGAGTGTTGGGGATGAACGAGGGTGATACTAAAACGGTTAAAATTCCACCCGAAGATGGATATGGCCCCTATAGAGAAGATATGGTGCTTGTGGTGGAAAGATCTCAGGTGCCGCCAAATATAAATCCCTATCCCGGAATGGTGCTTCAGGTTCGCTCCAATGACGGTTCAAGCGTTAACGTGACGGTTGCTGAGATTGCTGATACCTCAGTCACTCTTGACGGAAACCACCCGCTTGCCGGTAAAGAGTTGAATTTTGATATAACGGTGGTAGAAGTAATCTAA
- a CDS encoding electron transport complex subunit RsxA: protein MKLFEIFIAAALINNFVFTRFLGLCIFFGVTKKVETAVGMSITFTSVMMVSAALGWLVFNYVMVPLDLTFLKIVIFIGIIASFVQASDTIMRKVSPGLYYKLGVYLALISTNCIMLAVPLINAGDKYGFIESITLGLGSGLGFAMALIIMASIREKLELADVPRPFQGLPIAFVTTGLIALAFLGFSGIITQ, encoded by the coding sequence CTGAAATTATTTGAAATATTTATAGCAGCGGCTTTGATAAATAACTTCGTTTTTACACGGTTTCTGGGGCTGTGTATATTTTTTGGAGTAACAAAGAAGGTTGAGACGGCAGTTGGAATGAGTATAACGTTTACGTCGGTTATGATGGTTTCGGCGGCGTTGGGCTGGCTTGTGTTTAACTACGTGATGGTGCCGCTTGATTTGACGTTTCTAAAGATAGTCATATTTATTGGAATCATAGCTTCATTTGTACAGGCCTCTGATACAATAATGAGAAAGGTTAGCCCAGGACTCTATTATAAACTTGGCGTCTATCTTGCCCTGATTTCAACAAACTGTATCATGCTTGCCGTGCCATTGATCAATGCAGGGGATAAGTACGGTTTCATAGAGTCAATAACGCTTGGGCTGGGTTCTGGGCTTGGCTTTGCTATGGCGCTTATAATTATGGCAAGCATAAGAGAGAAACTGGAACTTGCTGATGTTCCAAGACCTTTTCAAGGGCTGCCAATTGCGTTTGTGACAACAGGGCTGATAGCGTTGGCATTTTTAGGGTTTTCCGGGATTATAACTCAATAA
- the rfaQ gene encoding putative lipopolysaccharide heptosyltransferase III, producing the protein MNSDIKSILVIKLRHIGDVLLTSPVFSTLRRAFPDARITALINSGTEDALSGHPSIDNILVFDRKIKGFSFIKKYSREFSFLKSIRSRISPDVAIDLTAGDRAAIITLMSGAKVRAGKHSSKLSLWGKNFIYTHRFVLDGSKHVVTQNLDLIQRLFSLSDETIDYSVRIHIPDRERDDIAKLFKINGVSDTDKVVHVHPTSRWFFKCWTDECMAEVIENLISFGVRVVVTSSPDTKETERANHILSLVKQKGEVISLAGNTTLKGLAAISERSALFFGVDSAPMHIAAANTPVVALFGPSGAFNWGPWDNNRSAEAPYLRRNSIQHSGIHTAFQRDWDCIPCGQDGCNGSKKSKCLDDITTDEVWSVIKGKLLGY; encoded by the coding sequence ATGAATAGCGACATAAAATCAATTCTTGTAATTAAACTCAGACACATTGGCGATGTGCTCCTTACCAGCCCAGTATTTAGCACACTTAGGAGGGCATTTCCTGATGCCCGCATAACGGCGCTAATTAACTCAGGCACAGAGGACGCACTGTCAGGACATCCATCAATAGATAACATTTTAGTATTTGACAGAAAAATCAAAGGGTTTTCGTTTATAAAAAAATATTCACGAGAATTTTCCTTTCTAAAGAGCATTCGCAGTAGAATTTCCCCTGATGTTGCAATAGATTTAACGGCAGGGGACAGGGCAGCCATCATAACGCTTATGAGCGGAGCTAAAGTACGCGCTGGAAAACACTCAAGCAAGCTGAGCCTGTGGGGGAAAAACTTTATCTACACACATCGTTTTGTTCTTGACGGATCTAAGCACGTGGTTACGCAAAATCTTGACCTTATTCAGAGGCTGTTTTCTCTGTCTGACGAGACTATCGATTACTCTGTTCGGATACATATTCCTGATAGGGAACGGGATGACATTGCAAAATTATTTAAAATTAATGGCGTTTCTGATACCGACAAAGTGGTTCATGTGCATCCGACATCAAGGTGGTTTTTTAAGTGCTGGACTGATGAGTGTATGGCTGAGGTGATAGAAAATCTGATTAGCTTTGGGGTCAGGGTAGTGGTTACATCATCGCCGGATACAAAGGAAACCGAGAGGGCAAATCATATATTGTCTCTTGTTAAACAAAAGGGCGAGGTAATATCGTTAGCAGGCAATACAACGCTTAAAGGTCTTGCTGCCATATCAGAGAGGAGCGCCTTGTTTTTTGGAGTTGACTCAGCGCCTATGCACATAGCGGCGGCGAATACGCCGGTTGTGGCACTGTTTGGGCCATCAGGAGCGTTTAACTGGGGGCCATGGGACAATAATCGCTCGGCAGAGGCTCCATACCTCAGAAGGAACTCAATTCAACACTCCGGCATTCACACTGCGTTTCAACGAGACTGGGACTGCATCCCTTGCGGACAGGATGGCTGCAACGGTTCAAAAAAAAGCAAATGCCTTGACGATATTACCACAGATGAGGTTTGGTCTGTAATAAAGGGAAAACTACTCGGTTATTAA
- a CDS encoding diguanylate cyclase → MSNKLSVHNKYALIIWVLSISLVFIMLSAFYFAAHKYSLSFKVNLQNQSLINYEQYKDIQLSDFLQKQDEMLNQQWRVFDNRLLQTGLLILLAVIAVSIALSVIMSKRLSAPLIKLQNAAMAVYSGEKPDPIPMRGNNEFSNFIRLFNEMTLKIANYTDELERSVKERTRELDDNSQIQQVLNTILKIAIEPTPLKEKLQNVLDLLFSVSWISLQKKGCIFLTDNKSQSLIMAAERNLHPELLRQCSVVPFGKCLCGRAATSGGVVFADCITDSHDVRFDGMAQHGHYCIAIKSGSKIYGVLNLYIEHGHRRSPLEEEFLTAVANSLTGIIEHGMALDAINQSNMFIHTVLNSMNDSLVVIDVNDFKILEANEMFYKEYALEKEEVIGNTCYNVIHRESLPCSEKEHLCPIATTVKTGDFARAEHIHYNKNGRKIYVGCSSSPIKDESGKTIQCVYMLRDISERKRFEKQLEQMAHYDNLTCLPNRTLFVDRLSGTLEMAKREKHQSALLFIDLDRFKNVNDTLGHDGGDLLLKEVAKRLLKSVRKTDTVSRLGGDEFTVILSKVKDIESIIMVADKIISLLNEPFLIKGSTCHIGASIGIETYPFKHATEDKKKVEVMLKHADIAVYEVKNFGRNKYKFYDENS, encoded by the coding sequence ATGTCTAACAAGTTAAGTGTCCATAATAAATACGCTTTAATCATCTGGGTACTTTCCATAAGCCTGGTTTTTATTATGCTTTCAGCGTTTTATTTTGCTGCACACAAATACTCATTGTCTTTTAAAGTCAACTTGCAAAATCAATCCTTAATTAACTACGAACAATATAAGGACATACAGCTGTCAGATTTTTTACAGAAGCAGGACGAAATGCTAAATCAGCAATGGCGTGTCTTTGACAACAGGCTGCTGCAAACAGGACTGTTAATTCTGCTTGCTGTTATAGCTGTTTCCATTGCGTTGAGCGTTATAATGTCCAAAAGGCTTTCCGCCCCGTTAATAAAGCTTCAGAATGCGGCTATGGCTGTATATAGCGGGGAAAAACCGGACCCTATACCTATGAGAGGCAATAATGAGTTTTCTAACTTTATCCGGTTGTTTAATGAGATGACTCTAAAAATAGCAAACTACACGGATGAGCTTGAAAGAAGCGTAAAAGAGCGAACGAGAGAGCTTGACGATAATTCCCAGATACAGCAGGTACTAAACACCATACTAAAGATAGCCATAGAGCCCACTCCTCTTAAAGAAAAACTTCAAAACGTTCTGGATTTACTTTTCTCGGTCAGCTGGATTAGTCTGCAAAAAAAAGGCTGTATATTTTTAACCGATAATAAATCGCAAAGCCTGATAATGGCTGCTGAGCGTAATCTTCACCCTGAGCTTTTACGGCAGTGTTCTGTAGTGCCTTTTGGAAAATGTCTGTGTGGACGTGCTGCCACCTCCGGTGGAGTTGTCTTTGCCGACTGTATAACCGATTCACACGATGTGAGATTTGATGGGATGGCACAACACGGGCATTACTGCATAGCCATAAAGTCCGGCAGCAAAATTTATGGAGTTTTGAATCTATACATAGAGCACGGACACAGGAGAAGCCCTCTTGAGGAGGAATTTTTAACGGCTGTGGCTAACTCATTGACAGGTATTATAGAACACGGCATGGCACTTGACGCTATAAACCAATCAAACATGTTTATTCATACAGTACTTAACAGCATGAATGATTCCCTGGTAGTAATAGATGTGAATGACTTTAAAATCCTGGAAGCAAACGAGATGTTTTATAAAGAATACGCCTTAGAAAAAGAAGAGGTGATTGGAAATACATGCTATAATGTTATACACAGGGAGAGTTTGCCGTGCAGTGAAAAGGAACATCTGTGCCCTATAGCCACTACTGTCAAAACAGGTGATTTTGCCCGTGCTGAGCATATTCATTACAATAAAAATGGCAGGAAGATTTATGTAGGGTGCAGCTCCTCACCGATAAAAGACGAAAGCGGTAAGACAATCCAGTGTGTATATATGCTTAGAGATATTTCGGAAAGAAAGCGATTTGAAAAACAATTAGAGCAAATGGCTCATTACGACAACTTGACCTGTTTGCCAAACAGGACACTTTTTGTTGACCGTCTTAGCGGCACTCTTGAGATGGCTAAGCGAGAGAAACACCAAAGTGCCCTGTTATTTATAGACCTTGACAGGTTTAAAAATGTAAACGATACACTTGGTCATGACGGCGGCGATCTGCTGCTTAAAGAGGTGGCAAAGCGGCTTTTGAAAAGTGTCCGTAAAACTGATACCGTATCGCGTCTGGGCGGCGATGAGTTTACGGTAATATTATCAAAAGTTAAAGATATTGAATCTATTATAATGGTAGCTGATAAAATTATAAGTTTGCTTAATGAACCGTTTCTTATTAAAGGAAGCACCTGCCACATTGGAGCAAGTATCGGAATTGAAACATATCCGTTTAAACATGCCACAGAGGATAAGAAAAAGGTAGAGGTCATGCTAAAACATGCCGATATTGCTGTGTACGAAGTGAAGAACTTTGGCAGGAACAAATATAAGTTTTATGACGAAAATTCGTAG
- a CDS encoding glycosyltransferase family 4 protein, with protein MTRGGFLFLSFLRRQESSFFVNGVNCIVNKHNIGLTMKIAFIRKRFDPFGGAENYLQTLCSRLISEGYDISVLTKDWQQTEGVSFYKVPTNPLCSTMSFNRNVKKLIETLKFDCTVSFERTTHQDIYRAGDGCHSTWLRLRAIIENPLRRFSFKINPNHRAILKIEKECFEKTPVIVANSMIVKQNIIADYGISAEKIRVLYNGVDLKRFNTDNRITYRAALRQELGVPEDMPLLVFAGSGYERKGLPTLLRAVSMINDDLMVLAAGKGDIAKYKRLSKTLGVMERVLFLGPVKNIERVYAAGDIFVLPTLYDPFSNASLEAMAAALPVITTMTNGVSELIETGVNGAVLDDPLNAEALAYSIKAIIPKADRMGKNASIKAGDFGIERAASEFISLIDEFVRGKSNE; from the coding sequence ATGACAAGAGGTGGCTTTCTATTTTTGTCATTCCTGCGAAGGCAGGAATCCAGTTTTTTTGTTAACGGAGTTAACTGCATAGTCAATAAACACAATATCGGTTTAACGATGAAAATAGCCTTCATAAGAAAACGCTTTGATCCGTTTGGCGGCGCTGAGAACTACCTGCAAACCCTGTGCAGCCGCTTAATATCAGAGGGATATGATATCTCCGTGCTCACTAAAGACTGGCAGCAAACAGAAGGCGTCTCTTTTTACAAAGTTCCAACCAATCCGCTGTGCTCAACAATGTCGTTTAACCGCAATGTGAAAAAGCTAATTGAAACTCTGAAGTTTGATTGTACGGTCAGCTTTGAGCGTACCACTCATCAGGACATATACAGAGCAGGGGATGGCTGTCACAGCACATGGCTTAGATTGAGAGCGATTATAGAAAATCCGCTCAGGAGGTTTTCTTTTAAGATAAATCCTAATCACAGAGCTATCTTAAAAATAGAAAAGGAGTGTTTTGAAAAGACCCCTGTAATTGTTGCAAATTCCATGATAGTAAAACAAAATATCATAGCCGACTATGGCATTAGCGCTGAAAAAATCAGGGTTTTGTATAACGGCGTTGACCTTAAGAGATTTAACACTGACAACAGAATCACTTATAGAGCAGCATTAAGACAGGAGCTGGGAGTTCCTGAAGATATGCCTCTTTTGGTGTTTGCGGGTTCTGGGTATGAACGAAAAGGGCTTCCGACACTGCTCCGTGCCGTATCCATGATTAATGATGACCTCATGGTGTTAGCAGCAGGTAAGGGAGACATTGCAAAGTATAAACGACTGTCTAAGACACTTGGCGTGATGGAGCGAGTGTTGTTTTTGGGCCCAGTAAAAAATATAGAAAGGGTTTATGCCGCTGGGGATATTTTTGTTCTTCCAACACTTTATGATCCCTTTAGTAATGCCTCTCTTGAGGCTATGGCCGCGGCTCTTCCTGTTATCACTACAATGACAAACGGAGTGTCTGAGCTTATAGAGACAGGGGTAAACGGCGCAGTGTTAGATGACCCGCTAAATGCTGAAGCATTGGCTTACTCAATTAAAGCAATCATACCAAAGGCTGATAGGATGGGTAAAAACGCATCAATTAAGGCTGGAGATTTCGGCATAGAACGTGCCGCCTCTGAGTTTATTTCACTCATTGATGAGTTTGTAAGAGGAAAAAGCAATGAATAG